In a single window of the Vitis vinifera cultivar Pinot Noir 40024 chromosome 6, ASM3070453v1 genome:
- the LOC100253665 gene encoding uncharacterized protein LOC100253665: MEYRCKGFGDEFTEVFKREMGFSRPRCFPRRISASEGLVKRITLHGKLNGHKECVNTVEFNSTGDVLVSGSDDRQVIFWDWAAKSKTFSYPSGHLDNIFQARIMPFTDDRKIVTSSCDGQVRLGLVLENGQVDTRRLGKHQGRVYKLDIEPGSPHIFYSCGEDGVVQHFDLRSNSATKLFYCSSFTELNRQSRNNISLNAIVIDPRNPNYFAVGGSDEYARVYDIRKHQCDSSNNLDGPVNTFCPHHLVGADVYITGLAYSNTSELLVSYNDELIYLFQKNMGMGPTPLSVPPEELQKLEKPQVYLGHRNSQTVKSVSFFGPTDDYVLSGSDCGHIFVWKKKGAKLVRLTAGDQQIVNHLEPHPYMPIFASCGIENSIKLWIPMADGSLPLPDDAEKIMESNRQGREDHSLITLTPDVIMHVLRLQRRQNAAYIERRYDRADIENDEEDEGEAYLLGFSDGEASSEEGFTGNTAECNIS, encoded by the exons ATGGAGTATCGTTGTAAGGGATTCGGAGATGAATTTACAGAGGTTTTCAAGAGAGAGATGGGTTTTTCTCGGCCACGATGCTTCCCTCGCCGAATATCTGCCTCTGAG GGCCTGGTGAAGAGAATCACTCTACATGGGAAGTTAAATGGTCACAAGGAATGTGTGAATACGGTAGAATTCAACTCTACCGGTGATGTCCTTGTGTCAGGTTCTGATGACAGACAAGTTATATTTTGGGATTGGGCTGCTAAAAGTAAAACCTTTTCCTATCCTTCTGGCCATCTAGACAACATATTCCAGGCCAGAATAATGCCATTCACTGATGACCGGAAGATAGTAACTTCTTCCTGTGATGGCCAG GTGAGGCTCGGCCTGGTCTTGGAAAATGGCCAAGTTGATACCAGAAGATTGGGGAAGCACCAAGGCCGTGTATACAAGCTTGATATAGAGCCAGGAAGCCCCCACATTTTCTATAGCTGTGGTGAGGATGGTGTTGTTCAACAT TTTGATCTGCGAAGCAATTCTGCTACCAAGCTTTTCTATTGCTCCTCATTCACCGAACTCAACCGGCAGTCTCGGAACAACATATCGTTGAATGCCATTGTGATTGACCCAAGAAATCCGAACTATTTTGCTGTAGGAGGTTCTGATGAATATGCACGTGTCTATGACATAAGAAAACACCAATGTGATTCATCAAATAACCTAGATGGACCCGTGAACACATTTTGCCCCCATCACCTTGTTGGGGCTGATGTTTACATTACAGGATTGGCTTACTCTAACACAAGTGAACTGCTTGTTTCTTACAACGATGAGCTCATCTATCTGTTTCAGAAGAACATGGGAATGGGTCCGACCCCATTGTCTGTCCCACCTGAAGAGTTGCAGAAATTAGAAAAGCCACAAGTTTATTTGGGGCATAGAAATTCACAAACAGTGAAAAGTGTGAGTTTTTTTGGCCCCACTGATGATTATGTCTTGAGTGGGTCTGACTGTGGCCATATATTTGTCTGGAAGAAGAAGGGAGCTAAACTTGTGCGTTTAACGGCGGGCGATCAGCAAATTGTAAACCATCTTGAGCCCCATCCTTATATGCCTATTTTTGCTTCTTGTGGAATAGAAAACAGTATAAAGCTCTGGATTCCTATGGCAGATGGCAGTCTTCCTCTGCCTGATGATGCAGAAAAG ATTATGGAGTCCAATAGGCAGGGCAGAGAGGACCATTCACTGATAACACTTACCCCTGATGTTATCATGCATGTTTTGCGCCTTCAGAGAAGGCAAAATGCTGCTTACATTGAAAGGAGATATGATAGAGCTGATATCgaaaatgatgaagaagatgaaggagaGGCATATCTTTTGGGATTTTCAGATGGAGAAGCCTCTTCAGAAGAGGGGTTTACAGGTAATACTGCAGAGTGCAACATTAGCTAG
- the LOC100255365 gene encoding uncharacterized protein LOC100255365 — protein sequence MYRLMESDLSIIEIAGEDDSLLQQIPANEIAAVNTSNYFSCSPLQIFRPQRSAEASRLRPTEDLKSNWDADKPTCSSPGDGSNKENVNENKFGVPKLCVEPQQMKKRKKGGGYNLRQSLAWDRAFFTEEGVLNPLELSVVSGNFDKFSGEALSVINEEATKSVSDDLDYPNDSEELQALEGKLFKELPVSTSNGGKSIGGCTQPKQDSSTCDNEAPARAVRRKVLSVHDANRSGSKRGGFSRPLSSASQKRQANANTKVVSRDAKLPKIPVSKPAPCLLNTTNKSASLSTSHLKRNHIAQPGSTVPKSAGLKGSSSKFISAQNNAKLRPDCASFSVKSSVLHARRNVVPTPQANPPLEINSSGNLQPQSVTKVNSSLKVIPDIKLPAVSANREHPSIAGYSGSNKTAVSLPQNARHIGGNLQYAQPQTTKPSGLRMPSPSLGLFSQPKASASQRNQICNLLKSSVPNYQKFHASNSIHAPRPLHESGKISRVVNDIQTGDITALTLSARCSISSAAKPVLPETVKLNVEVDNFNKSELKFPCAPKSSEVIKNSILDCVDKKYHEHAEPQNFEIPRKEDSELQINDHKLLLQSASSKMENSHTSSQQNLAVQVKGVCGTDGITEHQFVEEKQDNMSVTNQHDTSESESRDTINCSKPSTSVVSDGQLVNMFDAREQSGEQVNLTKCCTHEPDLISLVENKKQRANDDILFKKSFFEESRNYVNGNIVDPKVQDSSTSTLESCQHPSQCTKKSGKDAIGADEMINKSHEQDALMPCSNGNLLVESCRKNLSTCSRYLMIADDVHEQSGEQEPQNPIVELSHAEDAPAVSVEVKPSFENYKCVIDTPLMHEVKFNGEVTSMEFDSSLRVSNDQTTFEVTTLNSIITNFHPESRDSSGSELEDPHSTSLFSPAVHVESVCGTEKMVEYQHMEETEYKSPVKNQAVITKAQCGDTIDGSNQVASVLQNNWLSCMHVVNGPSEEQAQLIKCCTSEADQISNNENQKLQTEDSTSSESSQKYERCVTDVGPKICGYNGSELESSDGPSQLKYIVQGEEEGSRIDSTTKKLNEGDAGGHTIGSDLLVERCRSNLSSAVQNLYVVGSDLINEQSGEQVKLQIPCLVVEQSSQDKHGLCPNNYSLLSNGTSSNEPWEENVSESSDYVVPEQSHLQESVLEISTTVVQLPLGIPDGFDVGKMAKNLNAEEALPDSGDFKSSLEGHEYPTDTQFRPGIELNSQATSLESDSSLKQGKEQSTDAVTNCSFQVFHSSSNESGLSLQHVQSLPSGSIQHCMELNGLKSCTLLEEAATKICQDSNSASSKLQHQLDDTMCSTENKKSENDMKRDAPVKKPPLGAVPFSDEWLTAIEAAGEEILTLKSGAVQNSPPDKSQPEPSPWSPVKKKVNQEIGPFDCTKKLTSIPPANSN from the exons ATGTACAGACTAATGGAATCAGATCTCTCCATCATCGAAATCGCTGGCGAAGACGATTCGCTTCTGCAACAGATTCCGGCCAATGAAATTGCGGCCGTCAACACCAGCAATTACTTCTCCTGCTCCCCTCTCCAGATTTTCAGACCTCAGCGATCTGCGGAAGCTTCTCGCCTCCGTCCCACCG AGGATTTGAAGAGTAATTGGGATGCAGATAAACCTACTTGTTCATCACCCGGAGATGGGTCCAACAAAGAGAATGTAAATGAGAACAAATTTGGAGTTCCAAAACTTTGTGTAGAACCACAGCAaatgaagaagaggaaaaagggGGGAGGATACAACTTGCGTCAAAGCTTAGCATGGGACCGAGCTTTCTTTACAGAAGAag gtgtTTTGAATCCCTTAGAGTTATCTGTGGTTAGTGGAAATTTTGATAAGTTTAGCGGGGAGGCATTGTCGGTTATCAATGAAGAAGCGACAAAGTCTGTGTCTGATGATCTGGACTACCCCAATGATTCAGAAGAGTTGCAAGCACTTGAAGgaaaattattcaaagaatTACCAGTAAGTACGTCAAATGGAGGTAAAAGCATTGGTGGTTGTACCCAGCCAAAGCAAGATTCATCCACTTGTGACAATGAAGCTCCTGCTCGTGCG GTTAGGAGGAAGGTGCTTTCAGTCCATGACGCCAATAGAAGTGGGTCTAAGCGTGGTGGTTTTTCTCGGCCATTGTCATCAGCTT CTCAGAAAAGGCAAGCAAATGCAAATACAAAAGTCGTATCAAGAGATGCAAAGCTTCCTAAAATACCAGTTTCAAAGCCAGCTCCCTGTTTGCTTAACACGACTAATAAAAGTGCGTCACTGAGCACAAGTCACTTGAAGCGTAATCATATTGCTCAGCCCG GATCTACTGTTCCAAAAAGTGCCGGATTAAAAGGCTCCTCAAGTAAATTCATAAGTGCCCAAAATAATGCAAAACTTCGTCCTGATTGCGCATCTTTTTCTGTTAAATCTTCTGTTCTGCATGCTAGGAGAAATGTG GTGCCAACTCCACAGGCTAACCCACCGTTGGAAATAAATTCATCAGGCAATTTGCAGCCTCAGTCAGTTACCAAAGTCAATAGTAGTTTAAAGGTGATTCCAGATATAAAACTTCCAGCTGTTTCAGCCAACAGAGAGCATCCATCAATTGCAGGCTACAGTGGATCCAACAAAACTGCAGTTTCTCTCCCTCAAAATGCTCGACACATTGGTGGGAATCTGCAATATGCTCAACCCCAGACAACAAAACCATCAGGTTTGCGGATGCCATCACCATCACTGGGATTATTTAGTCAG CCAAAAGCTTCTGCATCACAGAGAAATCAAATATGCAACCTTCTGAAGTCCAGTGTTCCTAACTATCAGAAATTTCATGCCTCAAATTCCATTCATGCACCAAGGCCCCTTCATGAATCAGGGAAAATTTCCAGGGTGGTCAATGACATCCAAACTGGAGATATTACAGCCTTAACCTTGAGTGCAAGATGCTCCATTTCATCCGCTGCTAAACCTGTTTTGCCAGAAACTGTGAAGTTGAACGTTGAAGTAGATAATTTCAACAAGTCAGAACTGAAGTTCCCGTGTGCTCCTAAGAGCTCTGAAGTGATAAAGAACAGCATTCTTGATTGTGTCGACAAAAAGTATCATGAACATGCAGAACCACAGAACTTTGAGATCCCACGCAAGGAGGATTCTGAATTGCAGATTAATGACCATAAATTGCTTTTACAAAGTGCATCCTCCAAAATGGAAAATTCCCATACTTCATCCCAACAGAACCTTGCGGTGCAAGTTAAAGGTGTTTGTGGAACAGATGGTATTACCGAGCACCAATttgtagaagaaaaacaagacAATATGTCAGTTACAAATCAGCATGACACTTCTGAATCAGAGTCCAGAGATACCATTAATTGTAGTAAACCTAGTACTTCAGTAGTGAGTGATGGTCAGTTAGTCAATATGTTTGATGCTAGAGAACAATCTGGGGAACAAGTCAATCTTACAAAGTGTTGCACCCATGAGCCTGATCTAATTTCTCTTgtagagaataaaaaacaaagggCTAATGATGACATTTTATTCAAGAAGAGTTTTTTTGAAGAGTCACGGAATTATGTTAATGGGAATATTGTGGATCCAAAGGTCCAAGACTCTAGTACAAGCACATTGGAAAGTTGTCAACATCCATCTCAATGCACAAAGAAATCAGGCAAAGATGCTATTGGGGCGGATGAGATGATCAACAAATCACATGAACAAGATGCACTGATGCCGTGCTCAAATGGGAATCTATTAGTTGAAAGCTGCAGAAAGAACCTGAGTACTTGTAGTCGATATTTGATGATTGCTGATGATGTACATGAACAATCTGGAGAACAAGAGCCTCAAAATCCTATAGTTGAGCTGTCCCATGCAGAGGATGCACCAGCAGTTTCTGTAGAGGTCAAGCCATCATTTGAAAATTACAAGTGTGTTATTGATACACCATTAATGCATGAAGTTAAGTTTAATGGTGAAGTCACTTCTATGGAATTTGATTCATCTTTGAGGGTAAGCAATGATCAAACTACATTTGAAGTAACTACCCTCAATTCTATCATCACCAATTTTCATCCAGAAAGTAGAGACTCAAGTGGGAGTGAATTAGAAGATCCTCATTCTACATCCCTATTTAGCCCTGCAGTGCATGTTGAAAGTGTTTGTGGGACAGAAAAGATGGTTGAGTACCAACACATGGAGGAAACAGAATATAAATCACCAGTTAAGAATCAAGCTGTCATTACAAAGGCACAATGTGGAGATACCATTGATGGTAGTAACCAAGTTGCTTCAGTGTTGCAGAATAATTGGTTGAGCTGCATGCATGTTGTCAATGGACCTTCTGAAGAACAGGCCCAGTTGATAAAGTGTTGCACCTCTGAAGCTGATCAGATTTCTAACAATGAAAATCAGAAGCTACAGACAGAAGATAGCACTTCATCTGAGTCATCTCAGAAATATGAAAGGTGTGTCACAGATGTTGGTCCAAAAATCTGTGGTTACAATGGAAGTGAACTTGAAAGTTCTGATGGTCCTTCTCAACTTAAATATATAGTTCAAGGGGAAGAAGAGGGTTCTAGAATAGATAGCACAACTAAGAAATTAAATGAGGGGGATGCAGGAGGGCATACCATAGGTAGTGATCTATTAGTTGAAAGGTGCAGAAGTAACCTCAGTTCAGCAGTGCAAAATCTATATGTTGTGGGTTCTGATCTTATAAATGAACAATCTGGAGAGCAAGTAAAACTTCAAATTCCCTGCCTTGTAGTCGAACAAAGTTCCCAAGATAAACATGGATTATGTCCGAATAATTACTCATTACTTTCGAATGGCACCTCTTCCAATGAGCCTTGGGAAGAAAATGTCTCTGAAAGTTCTGATTATGTTGTTCCAGAACAAAGTCATCTGCAGGAAAGTGTATTAGAGATTTCCACTACTGTTGTTCAGCTACCACTTGGAATACCTGATGGTTTTGATGTTGGCAAGATGGCCAAAAACTTGAATGCAGAGGAAGCACTGCCAGATTCTGGAGATTTCAAGTCCTCACTTGAAGGCCATGAATATCCTACTGATACACAGTTCAGGCCTGGCATAGAGCTCAACAGTCAAGCCACTTCTTTGGAATCTGATTCATCTCTGAAGCAGGGCAAGGAACAGTCTACAGATGCAGTTACTAATTGCAGTTTTCAAGTATTTCATTCTTCAAGCAATGAATCAGGTTTATCACTTCAACATGTTCAATCATTGCCGAGTGGAAGTATTCAACATTGTATGGAGCTCAATGGATTGAAGAGCTGTACCTTGCTGGAGGAAGCAGCAACTAAAATCTGTCAAGACAGTAACAGTGCCAGCAGTAAACTACAGCATCAGTTGGATGATACTATGTGCTCCACAGAAAA CAAGAAGTCTGAGAATGATATGAAAAGAGATGCTCCTGTAAAAAAGCCTCCACTTGGTGCTGTTCCATTCTCTGATGAATGGTTAACTGCTATTGAAGCTGCGGGAGAG GAAATTTTAACCCTGAAGTCTGGTGCCGTACAAAATTCACCCCCTGACAAGTCTCAGCCTGAACCAAGTCCATGGTCCCCG GTGAAGAAGAAGGTTAATCAAGAGATAGGACCGTTTGACTGTACAAAAAAGCTCACCAGTATTCCACCAGCTAATTCCAATTGA